The DNA segment AAGGTGCAGACTTCTCGCTCCATCGTGCCGCAGATGTTCCCTGCGGTGGTTTCGGCCATTACTTCCTTCATCATTTGCTCCTTTCCATCAGCATGTGATTATATTGGATACCGCTGCAATTGTCTGCCTTCTACTCATCCTTTGTCAAGATATTGTACTCATCCGGTACAGTCGATGCTGCTTCCCACACAAGAAGAGAACTTTACCTGCCTGCAGTATTGCGTGCGTGTCATCTCACTGTCATAATGGTCTAGTAAACATAGCAGCGGCGCGTCACCCTGAGATTACCTGCTGGATTAGCCGGCAGGCCGAAGCCGAAGGATCTCACCCTATTGACATGTCATTCTTGAGCCGGGGCTCCGAGCGGAGCGAGGAGACACAGAATCTAAATGTTGCACGGATTTGAGGAAAGGGCGACAGGTTCACACTAGCTTCGACACTGCTGCCGTTCGTGCAACCAGGAGAGCAAGCACAAAATAGTACTGTGGGAGGGATAGGTGTTAGAGGTAAAAGACTTATGTGCCAGGCGAGGCGACTTCTTCCTGAAGGATATCTCTTTCGATGTTCAGGATGGGGAGTACTTCATCCTTCTGGGACCTACCGGTGCCGGTAAGACTGTGCTTCTGGAGTCCATCGCCGGGCTACAGGGAGTTCGTAGCGGGGAAGTATGGATTGATGGCAAGAATGTGACTTCCCTCAGTATACAGGAGAGGAGAATCGGATTTGCCTTTCAGAAGTATATCCTCCACAGGCATCTGCCGGTCCGTGACAATATATCCTTTGGGTTGATGTGGCGATACAAGAAACAACGAGAGGTTGATGAGGCTGTCGACCGTGTGATTGAACTCCTCGGCCTTCAGGACCTTCTCAACAAGAGACCCTGGGCTCTGAGTGGCGGTGAGAGCCAGAAAATATGCCTGGCCAGGGCCATTGCGGTGAAACCTGACCTTCTTATCCTCGATGAGCCCCTGGGTTCAGTTGACACTGAATCAAGAGAGGTCACTGAGAGAGAACTGAAGGAATCACATAACCAGCTTAGACTGACAACAATCCATGTCACTCATGATTTTGAAGAGGCGATTGCCCTGGGCGACCGCATAGC comes from the Dehalococcoidales bacterium genome and includes:
- a CDS encoding ABC transporter ATP-binding protein, coding for MLEVKDLCARRGDFFLKDISFDVQDGEYFILLGPTGAGKTVLLESIAGLQGVRSGEVWIDGKNVTSLSIQERRIGFAFQKYILHRHLPVRDNISFGLMWRYKKQREVDEAVDRVIELLGLQDLLNKRPWALSGGESQKICLARAIAVKPDLLILDEPLGSVDTESREVTERELKESHNQLRLTTIHVTHDFEEAIALGDRIAVMIDGSIVQIGTPDQVFRHPNSEAVARFLMTRNVFAGEVQDDAGGQSVFCVDGKKMDVATPLRGKRHASIRSEDILMSKEPLDSDAVNSLQGTVTHISDRGSMAYVWVDVPPEFVCLVLHPSFEAMCLEEGQKVYITFKASAVNIF